The Xanthobacter flavus genome includes a window with the following:
- a CDS encoding FAD/NAD(P)-binding protein — translation MRSWIGENNRQAAQRWPPWPRGSTWCWWSGRQRRAPGLAYGACDPCHLLNVPVARMEVGLKPSFAQWLTASGADLSAAIAEAGGDLARAFVPRALFGAYLAERLEAALATRNGRLRRLRGEAVRITDRPVPTVTLADGRRIEGTHVVLATGNLPPRPPRTRDGGVYDSPLFVPDPWRWDDIDALAPEAPVLLIGSGLTMVDVALKLAARGHRGPIWSVSRHGLLPHVHADVAGRLGGVEAFLDPAAARDPVKELRLIRAAAREAMTRGVPWQRVMDAARPALAALWATWPLQARERFLRHGRTYWDIHRHRMAPRIAEAFETLRQSGQLTVVAGRITSLDSVPGGVAATLRRRHSGRALSLEVTQVVNCTGPRTDFAALAAPPFEGLREAGRIRDDPLGLGFETRGTALVDRYGHAAAWLHALGPLSRPAFWEVTAVPEISVQVHQLVEELSRPASRRQRPDARLIAEFVDLGEGI, via the coding sequence CTGAGGAGCTGGATCGGAGAAAACAATAGACAGGCGGCTCAACGCTGGCCGCCGTGGCCGCGCGGCTCGACGTGGTGCTGGTGGAGCGGGAGGCAAAGGCGGGCCCCCGGGCTGGCTTACGGGGCGTGCGACCCCTGCCACCTCCTCAACGTCCCGGTGGCGCGCATGGAGGTCGGCCTCAAGCCGAGCTTCGCGCAGTGGCTGACCGCCAGCGGTGCCGATCTGTCCGCCGCGATCGCCGAGGCGGGGGGCGATCTTGCCCGCGCCTTCGTGCCGCGCGCTCTGTTCGGCGCCTATCTGGCGGAGCGTCTGGAAGCGGCCCTCGCCACGCGCAACGGCCGCCTGCGGCGCCTGCGCGGGGAGGCGGTGCGCATCACCGACCGTCCCGTGCCCACTGTCACTCTCGCCGACGGACGGCGGATCGAGGGCACCCATGTGGTGCTGGCCACCGGCAATCTGCCGCCGCGTCCGCCCCGGACCCGCGACGGCGGCGTCTATGACAGCCCGCTGTTCGTGCCGGACCCCTGGCGCTGGGACGATATCGATGCATTGGCGCCGGAGGCTCCGGTGCTCCTGATCGGTTCCGGCCTCACCATGGTGGACGTGGCGCTGAAGCTCGCAGCGCGCGGCCATCGCGGGCCGATCTGGAGCGTCTCGCGGCATGGGCTCTTGCCCCATGTCCATGCCGACGTGGCCGGGCGCCTCGGCGGCGTCGAGGCCTTCCTTGATCCCGCCGCCGCGCGCGATCCGGTAAAGGAACTGCGGTTGATCCGTGCAGCGGCGCGGGAGGCAATGACGCGCGGCGTGCCCTGGCAGCGAGTGATGGACGCAGCGCGCCCTGCGCTGGCCGCCCTCTGGGCGACCTGGCCGCTTCAGGCCCGCGAGCGGTTCCTGCGGCACGGGCGCACCTATTGGGACATCCACCGCCACCGCATGGCGCCGCGCATCGCCGAAGCCTTCGAGACCCTGCGGCAGTCGGGCCAACTCACCGTCGTCGCCGGTCGCATCACGAGCCTCGACAGCGTGCCGGGCGGTGTCGCCGCTACCCTGCGCCGCCGCCACTCCGGACGCGCGCTCTCGCTCGAAGTGACGCAGGTGGTGAACTGTACCGGCCCGCGTACCGACTTTGCCGCCCTGGCGGCGCCCCCATTCGAAGGCCTGCGGGAGGCGGGGCGCATCCGTGACGATCCGCTGGGCCTCGGATTTGAAACCCGCGGAACTGCGCTGGTCGACCGTTACGGCCACGCCGCGGCGTGGCTACATGCACTGGGACCACTGTCGCGCCCGGCCTTCTGGGAGGTCACGGCGGTGCCGGAGATCAGCGTTCAGGTCCATCAGTTGGTCGAGGAACTGTCCCGCCCCGCCAGCCGACGCCAACGTCCCGATGCGCGGCTGATCGCGGAATTCGTCGATCTCGGCGAAGGAATTTGA
- a CDS encoding flavin reductase family protein, translated as MRKLAGAVSVLTVGQGEERTGLTATSVTSLSVEPPTLLICVNRATSSVVPLLKERAFAINVLRPHHEPVADRFAGKGGLKGPARYDGADWTRLSTGAPVLADALADRASHCAGTVRVVAWATRKRAGCRLRSMSDMACLMVLSGSSRVEKCQLVFVNAFRAQPTLRIRSSKPQVSTNFTRRRKHNLMSA; from the coding sequence ATGCGCAAGCTCGCGGGCGCCGTGAGCGTGCTCACCGTGGGCCAGGGCGAGGAGCGCACCGGCCTCACCGCGACCTCGGTCACTTCCCTGTCGGTGGAGCCGCCGACGCTGCTCATCTGCGTCAACCGCGCCACCTCCTCGGTCGTGCCGCTGCTGAAGGAACGCGCCTTCGCCATCAACGTGCTGCGGCCGCATCACGAGCCGGTGGCCGACCGCTTCGCCGGCAAGGGCGGGCTCAAGGGTCCGGCCCGCTATGACGGTGCCGACTGGACCCGCCTTTCCACCGGTGCGCCGGTGCTCGCCGATGCCCTCGCCGACCGTGCAAGCCACTGTGCCGGCACTGTGCGGGTCGTGGCGTGGGCCACCCGGAAAAGGGCAGGTTGCCGGCTGAGATCAATGTCGGACATGGCGTGCCTCATGGTCTTGTCAGGCAGTTCACGGGTGGAGAAATGCCAATTGGTGTTCGTCAACGCGTTCCGGGCGCAACCAACGCTCCGGATCAGATCGTCAAAGCCGCAGGTCTCGACTAACTTCACGAGACGCCGGAAACACAACCTGATGTCGGCTTGA